The sequence GGGTGAGGCAGGGAAGGGCCCACGACACTGTGGgtgaggaggaagcagagcaggCAGTGTGGCCCACGAGCTTCTGCTGGGCGGGCCCCCTTGCCAGAACCACGAGAGGCAAGACCTGCCAACCGGCATGGGCAGGAGCCATGGGAAGGGtgttgtgggggaggagggagtctCCATTGCCTCCCGAGCGTCAGCAGCCATCTGGCAGCCTCAGGATTGAGGTAGGGGGAGGGCATGGCCCTGCCCGAGCCCCTGCCTGAGCACCCCAGGCCCGTGTGGCAGTGTCACACCGCAAAGGGTTGAGGCTGAGGGGACTCTGAGGTGACCCTGGACCCATCCAGGAAAACATCTGAAACTTAGCCTGAAACTCCACGGACGGCCTGAATTACCACCGCGGTCTGGGAGTCAGACTGGCATCCTCCCAGAAAGTGGTCTGTAACACAAGCTGGGCCCTGCTCTGGCCACCTGGTGCCCTTCCAGGAGGGCTGCTCACTTTCCAGACCCAGCCCCGCACTCACCCCTTACCCTGACCAATAACCATCCTGTTTTCCAAGTAATCACATAATTGCTCTATCCCTGGGGCCTTACTTCTGGTATCCTTTTTATCCTTCCACTGTTCTGAGATGTAGCTTATACCGGAAAAGCACACAGTGCGTATGTGTTAACAAATTAGTGAATGCCTGTattgccacccccgcccccaagccTCCCGCTCCTCACACCTCCTTCCCCCAAAGGGAACTACTCCGCTTCTGCTATTGACTTTTGCGATAAGCATTTCCTCGTCTTTTTTCTAGAGTCTTACCACCTATACAGGGATCCCTGAGCAGGGAGCCACTTAACTTTACGTGAACGGCATCACGGCATTTGACATTCTGGGCGCTCGGTTCACCTGTCATTTGTTCACGTTCACTGGTACCGACGGCCGTTACAGTTGGTCCAGTTGGGGGttgttataaataaagctgcgGTGAACACGCATTCGTGAACACGCATTCAGGTGCGGATATGCGAGAGTCCTTGGCAGTGGCCCCGGGAGCAGACGTGCAGGGTCACAGGATGGGTCTTATCTTTAGTTTTACTAGAACGCCCAACTGTTTCCCCAAGGGCtcataccaatttacactcccaccagctgGATGGAAACTGTTGCTTCACTCCCTCATCAGCACTTAGTATTGTTTGACTTTGGAATTTTTGCCAGGGAGTGGACAACAGCATCTCATTTGCGTTTCCGACTCCTGTGATCGAGCACCTTTTCCTAAGCTTATCCGCCATTTGGGGTATTCCTTTCATGGCTGCCATTCAAGTCTTTTACTCTTGTTCTGTCTTGTCTGCTTCGTCTTCATCATAGTGAAGTTCTCTGGATGCAGCCCTGTCGTGTATGTGTGTGGCCCGTATCCTTTCCCACCCTGGGGTAGCCCTGCCACTCTCTTTGGTACTTCAGACAAAGTTGCTATTAGCGGAGTGGAGTTTCTCaacttttccttcacttttcccTTCCCCGGGATCACGAGAACCTTCACATAGTATCCCAATTTTTTGCATTTAATACCTGTCACGCTCCCCTCACCAGACTGTAGGTCCTGCGGGGAGAAGTCTGTAAGCAAGGAGTTCCTCATTAGTGGTCCGGGGAAAGAAACAAAGCCAAGCAGGGCTGGGTGCCACACAGCTAGCGTTATACCTGATACTTACAACCACCTCATTTGCCAAGTGGGAAAACAGAGGCTTGGAGAGGCCAAGTGACATGACCAGGGAACAAAGGGCCCTCAGGTACGTGGGTTTTGAGCTACATTTTGAGGGCCAATCTGGCAACTTCCGAGCAGGAAGTCCATGGTCAAATTACttagtctctctgagcctctggtttcctcacctacaaaagaaaaaacaattaccTCTTACCAGGGGAGAAAAATATGTTTGCAAAGATCTTAGCTGCGGGCCTGGTTAACACTGAGCGTTCAACAAAGACCAGGACAAAGATATACCCAACAAAAGTATAACTCACTCAAGCCTGCGTAGTTGTGATGTCCATGTTCTGGCTCCCTAACCTCCCTAAGAGAGCCAGAGGCCTGGCCACTCCTCCCAAAGGCCAGGAAAGCACCCGATGATTGGCAGGTGAACTCTTACCTACATCTGATTCACCCTCTTCCCGGTACCCTGGACTCCCACTGACTTTTCCACCAGGTGCTGCCTAGCCCAGATGTTGACTCGGATGACATCTGGAACATCACAGCCCACCCAGATCCCAGGGAGATATCAGCCCACACTCCCTGCCAGGTTACTAAGGGACACGCCAAAGCACCTGGCTGAGGCCTACGTGGCTAGGGTGGCTACCCTCCCGGGTAGGAAGGAAGCCGCCAGTTTCGATCTGCGCTGATAAGGAGTGTCGCAGACCTGGTCAGTCTGTGGGGAAGTCCCAGCCCACCTGCTTTTCAATGCACAAAGCCCAGTCAGGAAGGCCACTGactttattgatttaaaaaactttaCAAGGACAGTGACTGTTTTGCCAAAAAAGAGCCAAATAGCATAAAACAgaccagaggtgggggtgggagtgggggtcagggaagggCCTGGAATCCACTCGGAGAAGCTGGTAATTGTTGACATGAAACTGGCAGGGGAAGAAGGGAACTGCATGCAAGGGCGAGAATTTCAAAAAGTTGAAATGGTGAGGGGAGAGAACTCCCAAAAGACCTTGGAGTACATCAGAGGTGGAGTACGACAACAGCAATCTCTTCCTTTGTAGAGGACAGGGGAGGAGTCCCCACGCGGCTGCAAACTCTGGAGACTCCATgctggggccaggggctgggggctccccGGAGAGCCTCACAAGAAGGCGTCACACCACTCCCGAAGGCACCCGAAGCAGTCCCGGGACTGCTTGGCATTGGCACCGCATGTGTCCTTCAGCCATTCCCGGAAGAGATCTTCATCTTTCTTTAGCACCAGGAACTGGCCAAGGACCACGTAGGCCTGCACAACGGGCAAAGTAAAGGGCATGCTGCTCAGTGCTCGAAGGCCACTACTGTGGCTTCAAAGCACGTGAGGCTGGCAGGTACTCCCTTCAGATCACACACCACTGTCCACCCCCAACAGTTACTCTCGCTTTCCTCACCCCTAACTGCCAGGAAACATGGTAGTCTGCCCTACCcacgcccgccccctccccccccatgcaTGCAGTCACCCCGCACCTTGTCAAAGCCCCTTTCCTCCAGCTTCTTGCCCAAGACTTCACCAATCCCGGCCAGGCTCCCCACTGGCTTTTCCCCCATGGGCTCTGCCACGAAGTCTCGGTGCTTTTGGGAGGTTGTCATCTCGATCAGCTTAATCTAGGAATCCCAAGAAAAGGGAGTTAGGGCTGAAAACCGGGAACTCCCAAGGGCCCAGGGGCCCTGTTCTAGTAAGAGAACGCGAAACCAGCCATTACGGCGGCTAACCCGATCCTCCTCCTTTCACGGAGGAGAGAACCGGGGCCCAAGAAGAGTGTTTTCCCCGCCAGGCAAAAGAACCTTTCCCTGCGGGATCTGGGTTTTAGCGCTGCCCAGGAGGAAAAACTCTCCTGCCCTCACAGGTGGCGCACTCGGGGCAGCGGGAAGATTCCCAGAGTCGGTTGCCGGGGCCCTCCCTGAGCTGTCactccctgtgtgaccttggctgggCTAAGAGCGGCTCCCCTGGGCCGAAAAGCAAACGAAGGGTCGCTCTGCCCCCACTCGCCCGCGCACGCCGCTCACAGAGCGAACGCGCTGGCCGGAGCGCGCGCACCTGCTCCTCCCGCGCGGCAGGGTCCACGCACGCGCTCCCGCCCCGCCCTCCGGCCCCGCCCCACgcgcgccgccccgccccctccacgcgccgccgcgccccgccccgccctctcCCAGGCCGGCGGCCGAGCCCTCTCCGAGGGCGCATCCTCTAGGCCGCTCCAGCGCTCAggctcctctccacccctcctccccgcgCCTCCTCCCGCCTCCAGCTCCGGCCCTGCTCCGCAGCTAGCGCTCACCGGCAGCTCCCGCTCCCGTAACG is a genomic window of Acinonyx jubatus isolate Ajub_Pintada_27869175 chromosome D1, VMU_Ajub_asm_v1.0, whole genome shotgun sequence containing:
- the BANF1 gene encoding barrier-to-autointegration factor, with the protein product MTTSQKHRDFVAEPMGEKPVGSLAGIGEVLGKKLEERGFDKAYVVLGQFLVLKKDEDLFREWLKDTCGANAKQSRDCFGCLREWCDAFL